The nucleotide sequence GATGGAAAAGTAATTAGTTTGTATGAACTATATGATAGTGTttgtatttaattaatatttttaattattcacaGTTTATTATCGGTACGTGACGTAAAACGAGTTAAATTTCAAGTTATTTAATAGTGGTCTAGTTCTAGGAGGTTACATAGGGATGGAAAAAGAAAGTCTAATAGAGGAGGCACTATAAATGGCATAATGTGGCTACCTCGCATAAACCCCGTCAAGAGGATTAGTGAAAAAGTTCAAAACCACAAGTTTGATCAAATGTTTATTCAATTAGAGGAGATACTCTTTGTATCTTTATTGGTTCTCCTCCACCAtcataaaaagttaaaaatattttcaaaattctgAGATACATCTTTAGACACACAATTCATACACACATTTTAGTACATCATAAGTGAAACAATcttatttttctcaaaaatattattccaaaatgcatctccgaatttcAAATATACAGTTCTATAAAAACTACTATATCTCTTATCACTTATCTCCTTTGACAAAGTTAACACTTTTATTCATAGCCTCCCCTATCTTTTTTATCTTTGGATACAATTTCCTGATCTTTTCATTCCCTAACAACGTATAAAGTTTCCACTTCCAATATACAGGGGCGGATCTATAGCCCAGCcagcccgggcacgcgcccgggctcaacccctccttTCATTGTATACTCCCCCAcataatagtcgatttttagacaataccaggggcaaaattaataatttttagacaaaatatagggcaaaattagtaaaaacagggggcaaaatttttagacaaaatcaatggcaaattttttagacaaaatcaagggcaaaattagtagaaacagggtataaaattagtaaaaataaagtgtaaaatttttgcccaggctccctaaaatttctggctccgccactgccaATATATGATTTCGCGTACAATCACATTTACGtggaaatattaaaattaagattaCATATAAGTTTCCTTATGGTAGAATTGATAACTAGAAGCTAACTAATAATGTAGTGTGATTTTAAGTGGGTTTAAAAATGTATTtctgaataaattatttttttagtaatATGGAATGAATCTTAAAATAACGCATTGTGACTTTGAAAACAAATTTTTAAGAATATGGAATGAATCTTATAATAACGCATTTGGGTGTGATTTTTAAACCCCATCTCTGAACAAATTACTTGTTAACAATAAGGGATGAATTTCATAATAACGTATGCTAGTGTGATTTTGAGTGCTTCCTtacatttttggatttttgagtaTGGAATACACAACTAAAGGTGGAAAGATCAATCTTTCTCAATTAGTCCCTAAACGTCGGAATTTGAAGAAACTTGCTCGCCAAGGAGGATTTTAATGGTGATATTTCGTCGGGACTAAAGCACGCGTTGAAATATGCATTGCTCGTTAAATTCTCGCTCTTTTGCTAAACCAAGCATGTTTGTTAAACCCACTTTCATCGACAATATCCCTTTTGATTTTTCTTCTTACAAGTATCTGGTGTGACACTTTTCTTATGTACACTACTATTGTTTTTAGCaactttttcttaaatttttcacACTATTCTACAGAAATACATCTTCCGGCTGAAACAAACAgcaaaaatgagaatgaatcaatAGACCTCCCAACCTCCATGCATTGAGGTAAAAGTTCCACCATCATTAGCATGTGCATAATCAAGAATTGCTTCTCTAGCACACCTTTCCCACACTCTTGCTATATCCTTAATCAACAGTGGTTCCTCCATTCTACAAAGATTAAATCTCAGCTTTTCTTTTGCTCTCTCAGATAGAGCTCTCAGGTCATCACTGCACGAAATTCGTAACTACTAAGAACTAGGTGCATAGTTGCTCAAAGGTATAAATGAAAGAGAATAGAATCATAGTCTCTAACCTGACTTTCAACGGCAATTCGTCCAGAATGACAAGAGAGCAAGACGGATAACTAGAAGGAATAAGCAAACGTAGTGGTTCGATCAATGACTGCAGAGCCAATATACATAGTTAATGAGAtgaaaatcaaaattttgatACGAATAGTTTGAAATCAAATGTAAAATCATTCACCTTTTTATCAGCAGTAAAGTGAGATACAAGATTCTGATTGATAGTCACTGCATTGTACATGATTTTAACAACTAATCCATCACTTTGATCAGTAGCTATTCCAACAGCACTTTTAGCATTTTCCTTTTCAGCAATAACCACCTCGCAATCAAACAACCGATTGTTTATGTCTTTTATTTCTGCTAAAAGATTCTGTTTTTCCTGCTAAAGTTAACAATGTGATAGTAAAGTTCTTGTAAGTGAGAAAAGAACAAATAACAATATACTTTTATAGTAGATTTCAatggtaaaaaaataaaaagattaccACAGTTAGAGAGCGTTTTCCTTTCGTTGTGAAAGAATTCAAGTCAGATTCTGCAGTGTAAGTGAACTGATTGAAACCTTCACGGATGCTAGGAGTATCAAAAGTGGTTGCAACAAAGCTGCGAGGCATTTTCCATTCTACGGAACAAATCATTGCAAATCACAATCTTGCTAATGAACATGTATCGATATCAAATGCAAATTAAACACTTTAGTGGCGAGACCGCACCTCCGGGAGTAATGAAGAATGGTAGTCCTTGTTCATCAACCACCTCTCGTATTTCATCATTCAAATGAACCACCTCTTCAATTTCACCAACTGCTGAAACGGATTTCAACTAAAAGCAATATCAGATTCATAGATTTTACTACGTATCAGCACACATATTTTATGCGTCAATGAAAACATAAATAAGGAGCAGACACGAATTTTAAAGGCCAACCGCTCTAATCAGCTTCTGCATTGCATGACTTTGCACTTCAGTGTTGTGAAATCCTTGATTTTGATCATTGCTTTCTTTAATCAAGGGTAAAATCCTCTCAGTGTTTGTCCTTTTACCAAATGCTTCAGTTGTCGAAATCCTTGGAGCATTGTTGTTTACACCAAATTCTTTGAGTGCAATGTTTGTCTGTTGTTTGACAGCATTGCTTTCTTTAATCAAGGGTAAAATCCTCTCAGTGTTGGTCCTTGAACCGACTGCTTCAGTTGCCGAAATCCTTGGAGCGTTGTTGTTTACACCAAATTCTTGGAGTGCAATGTTTGTCTGTTGTTTGACAGCATTGCTTTCTTTAATCAAGGGTAAAATCCTCTCAGTGTTGGTCCTTGAACCAACTGCTTCAGTTGTTGAAATCCTTGGAGCATTGTTGTTTACACCAAATTCTTGGAGTGCAATGTTTGTCTGTTGTTTGACAGCATTGCTTTCTTTAATCACGGGTAAAATCCTCTTAGTGTTGGTCCTTGAACCAACTGCTTCAGTTGCCGAAATCCTTGGAGCATTGTTGTTTGCACCACATTCATGGAGTGCAATGTTTGTCTGT is from Vicia villosa cultivar HV-30 ecotype Madison, WI unplaced genomic scaffold, Vvil1.0 ctg.000351F_1_1, whole genome shotgun sequence and encodes:
- the LOC131627163 gene encoding mediator of RNA polymerase II transcription subunit 15a-like produces the protein MYNAVTINQNLVSHFTADKKSLIEPLRLLIPSSYPSCSLVILDELPLKVSDDLRALSERAKEKLRFNLCRMEEPLLIKDIARVWERCAREAILDYAHANDGGTFTSMHGGWEVY